The Maniola hyperantus chromosome 12, iAphHyp1.2, whole genome shotgun sequence genome has a segment encoding these proteins:
- the LOC117986885 gene encoding uncharacterized protein isoform X1: MLKNCWECVMGSPVDNEVYGTMLNGHSQNTAWPESHRQNENMFRLPRPLKNGDMIEINGALQGNPQRLLLKLTTGMNNPDDYNIVCKAEANFSENIFHISGSVNGQIDNQPPSEEPDLIGQFPADGKFNFIIRARGHGYVMYLDIDVFESNMGTRELKHNLGDITFLTLDGDITKIEDLKFTYA, encoded by the exons ATGTTAAAAAACTGTTGGGAGTGTGTGATGGG CTCGCCTGTTGACAATGAAGTGTATGGTACGATGTTAAATGGACACTCACAAAATACTGCTTGGCCTGAGTCACATCGACAGAACGAAAATATGTTTCGATTACCGAGGCCCCTAAAAAATGGCGATATGATAGAAATAAATGGAGCTTTACAAGGCAATCCACAGag GTTATTACTCAAACTTACAACAGGTATGAATAATCCAGATGACTATAATATTGTATGCAAGGCTGAAGCAAATTTCTCTGAGAATATTTTCCATATAAGTGGCAGTGTAAATGGACAAATAGACAACCAACCACCCTCTGAGGAACCAGATCTTATCGGTCAATTTCCAG CAGATGggaaattcaattttataataagaGCAAGAGGACATGGATATGTAATGTACCTGGATATAGATGTGTTTGAATCAAATATGGGCACGAGAGAACTAAAACACAATTTAGGAGACATCACATTTTTGACACTGGACGGTGATATTACTAAGATTGAAGATTTGAAATTTACATATGCgtaa
- the LOC138403097 gene encoding uncharacterized protein has product MDLVKTFAIFSIFITQIEMTPVSPTSSVDSTVLKLPKDIKPGTNITILGNNNNVNTFSATFSGDFMDKDDQCNIFFIPNQDKDQFIIKFENQGKTSETTYYDIDPNNKEVSFTLHVIARVTESGEMMDLYFEETDRGQEPIGYCRFASFKTLEYIVFTGVEHVQNLSFNFTRPDY; this is encoded by the exons ATGGATTTAGTTAAAACTTTCGCAATTTTCAGTATTTTTATAACACAAATCGAAATGACACCAGTTTCGCCGACATCTAGTGTAGATTCTACTGTACTGAAACTACCGAAGGATATTAAACCAGGAACAAACATAACAATTCTTGGAAATAACAACAATGTTAACAC ttttagcgCAACGTTTTCTGGCGACTTTATGGATAAAGATGATCAATGCAACATCTTCTTTATCCCTAATCAAGATAAAGATCAATTCataattaaatttgaaaatcaGGGCAAAACTAGCGAAACAACTTATTACGATATTGACCCCAATAATA AAGAAGTCTCTTTTACTCTGCATGTGATTGCTAGAGTTACTGAATCAGGTGAAATGATGGATCTATATTTTGAAGAAACTGATAGAGGACAAGAGCCAATAGGTTATTGTAGGTTCGCCTCATTTAAAACTCTCGAATACATTGTATTTACAGGCGTCGAACATGTCCAAAATTTGAGCTTTAATTTTACACGGCCCGATTATTGA
- the LOC138403091 gene encoding uncharacterized protein, with protein sequence MPKVGPDPVLGREIEEKLSKWLINMAKCGFPLTKQDLIESVSKIIRDSGIKNPFKEGKPGDTWYHNFLKRHPEISIRVPEGINNARAAVTETRIRSWFKELRDYMASIAALDIFEEPDRIFNGDETGFSLCPKSGKVLGPRGYKNVYVIKQNNEKENITVLVVFTASGKLCPPLVIFPYVRPPKAIIDNMPESWVLGRSESGWMKSEVFYEYVCNDLNDWIAKSGIKKPVILFIDGHKSHMTYSLSEFCDQNGIILYALPANTTHMLQPADVSVFRPLKQKWKNTVRNWQVRPENINKTITKLNFCEILKETFTLIDLDETIKNGFRKCGLYPLNENNVDYTKCVKDLQKLISPTSNRAKTVYARDFDAALKVISLIQTDLASRNIEVTPILEEIEKARAKFIENRRSKSKTPRTSATSNQSSSILEDLVTETNCAVTPDNLNFDEPGIVPQTTACSSLNNPSNFSSNIDIFTLQAPSCNPNIDTITPPAPASCSSPNINILTTELITDAANISLPQPGSYISLDDISVLPFSELEISQTQNDMSFDDIFEKHLHFPEPPAPKDKKIGPKLPSAISSKAWRAYYQKKDQDKENLEMEKSQKRQLKAEEKDRKAKEKEKRIKKKRTVVKSTSKKEVLQCSQCYEDLISDVEDDSEKNIGCDKCVRWFHLKCTMLEQVPYIEAAISDYICPFCMQDNNK encoded by the coding sequence ATGCCTAAAGTAGGCCCAGACCCTGTATTAGGTCGCGAAATTGAAGAAAAGCTATCTAAATGGCTTATAAACATGGCTAAATGTGGATTTCCACTAACTAAACAAGATCTAATAGAAAGTGTATCCAAAATCATTCGCGATTCTGGAATTAAAAACCCTTTTAAGGAGGGTAAGCCAGGTGATACTTGGTACCACAACTTCTTAAAACGACATCCCGAAATTAGTATTAGAGTACCAGAAGGCATTAACAATGCCCGAGCCGCAGTAACCGAGACCCGCATAAGGTCGTGGTTCAAGGAATTGAGAGATTATATGGCGTCTATTGCTGCTTTGGACATATTTGAAGAACCAGACAGGATATTTAACGGAGATGAAACCGGATTCTCTCTGTGCCCAAAGAGTGGTAAAGTTTTGGGACCTAGAGGATACAAAAACGTATatgtaattaaacaaaataatgaaaaagaaaatatcACTGTATTGGTGGTATTTACAGCAAGTGGTAAATTATGCCCACCCCTTGTAATATTCCCCTACGTAAGACCTCCTAAGGCTATCATTGATAATATGCCAGAATCATGGGTACTTGGACGTTCCGAAAGCGGTTGGATGAAGAGCGAAGTCTTCTATGAATATGTATGTAATGATTTGAATGATTGGATAGCCAAAAGCGGTATCAAAAAGCCTGTGATTCTATTTATAGACGGGCACAAGTCTCATATGACATACTCATTGAGTGAGTTTTGTGACCaaaatggcataatattatatgcctTACCAGCTAACACAACGCATATGCTTCAGCCGGCTGACGTAAGCGTGTTTAGGCCGCTGAAGCAAAAGTGGAAAAATACTGTAAGGAATTGGCAGGTTCGCCCTGAGAACATTAACAAAACCAttactaaacttaatttttgtgAAATTCTTAAAGAGACTTTCACTTTAATTGACTTGGACGAGACCATCAAAAATGGGTTTCGAAAATGTGGGTTGTACCCCTTAAATGAAAAtaacgtagactacacaaaatgTGTCAAGGACTTACAGAAACTAATAAGTCCAACATCAAATAGAGCAAAAACGGTGTATGCAAGAGATTTCGATGCAGCCTTGAAGGTTATATCATTAATCCAGACAGACTTGGCCAGTCGAAATATTGAAGTAACGCCTATTCTGGAAGAAATTGAGAAGGCTAGAGCAAAATTCATCGAAAATCGCCGTTCCAAGTCAAAGACGCCTCGAACATCTGCAACTTCTAATCAGAGTTCGAGCATACTTGAAGACCTCGTGACTGAAACGAACTGTGCAGTTACTCCAGACAATTTAAACTTTGATGAGCCTGGAATCGTGCCACAAACTACTGCTTGTTCCAGCCTGAATAATCCCTCTAATTTCAGctcaaatattgatatttttacacTACAAGCTCCAAGTTGCAACCCAAATATTGACACTATTACGCCACCAGCTCCTGCTTCATGTTCAAGCCCGAATATCAACATTTTGACCACAGAACTAATTACTGATGCTGCAAATATAAGTTTACCTCAACCTGGCTCATATATATCTTTAGACGATATATCGGTTTTGCCATTTTCTGAACTCGAAATATCACAAACACAAAATGACATGTCTTTTGATGATATCTTCGAAAAACATTTACATTTTCCGGAGCCACCAGCACCAAAAGATAAAAAGATTGGACCTAAATTACCTAGTGCAATTTCTTCTAAAGCTTGGAGAGCTTATTACCAAAAAAAAGACCAAGAtaaagaaaatttagaaatggaAAAATCACAAAAGCGACAATTAAAAGCAGAAGAAAAAGATAGGAAAGCTAAAGAAAAAGAGAaaagaataaagaaaaaaaggacAGTGGTGAAGAGCACCTCAAAAAAGGAGGTTTTGCAATGCAGCCAATGTTATGAAGACTTGATAAGCGACGTTGAGGATGATTCGGAAAAAAATATCGGCTGTGATAAATGCGTCCGCTGGTTCCATCTAAAATGTACAATGTTGGAACAAGTTCCATATATTGAAGCAGCAATATCGGATTACATATGCCCATTTTGTATGcaagataataataagtaa
- the LOC117986885 gene encoding uncharacterized protein isoform X2, with protein MLKNCWECVMGSPVDNEVYGTMLNGHSQNTAWPESHRQNENMFRLPRPLKNGDMIEINGALQGNPQRLLLKLTTGMNNPDDYNIVCKAEANFSENIFHISGSVNGQIDNQPPSEEPDLIGQFPDGKFNFIIRARGHGYVMYLDIDVFESNMGTRELKHNLGDITFLTLDGDITKIEDLKFTYA; from the exons ATGTTAAAAAACTGTTGGGAGTGTGTGATGGG CTCGCCTGTTGACAATGAAGTGTATGGTACGATGTTAAATGGACACTCACAAAATACTGCTTGGCCTGAGTCACATCGACAGAACGAAAATATGTTTCGATTACCGAGGCCCCTAAAAAATGGCGATATGATAGAAATAAATGGAGCTTTACAAGGCAATCCACAGag GTTATTACTCAAACTTACAACAGGTATGAATAATCCAGATGACTATAATATTGTATGCAAGGCTGAAGCAAATTTCTCTGAGAATATTTTCCATATAAGTGGCAGTGTAAATGGACAAATAGACAACCAACCACCCTCTGAGGAACCAGATCTTATCGGTCAATTTCCAG ATGggaaattcaattttataataagaGCAAGAGGACATGGATATGTAATGTACCTGGATATAGATGTGTTTGAATCAAATATGGGCACGAGAGAACTAAAACACAATTTAGGAGACATCACATTTTTGACACTGGACGGTGATATTACTAAGATTGAAGATTTGAAATTTACATATGCgtaa
- the LOC117986885 gene encoding uncharacterized protein isoform X3 gives MCSPVDNEVYGTMLNGHSQNTAWPESHRQNENMFRLPRPLKNGDMIEINGALQGNPQRLLLKLTTGMNNPDDYNIVCKAEANFSENIFHISGSVNGQIDNQPPSEEPDLIGQFPADGKFNFIIRARGHGYVMYLDIDVFESNMGTRELKHNLGDITFLTLDGDITKIEDLKFTYA, from the exons ATGTG CTCGCCTGTTGACAATGAAGTGTATGGTACGATGTTAAATGGACACTCACAAAATACTGCTTGGCCTGAGTCACATCGACAGAACGAAAATATGTTTCGATTACCGAGGCCCCTAAAAAATGGCGATATGATAGAAATAAATGGAGCTTTACAAGGCAATCCACAGag GTTATTACTCAAACTTACAACAGGTATGAATAATCCAGATGACTATAATATTGTATGCAAGGCTGAAGCAAATTTCTCTGAGAATATTTTCCATATAAGTGGCAGTGTAAATGGACAAATAGACAACCAACCACCCTCTGAGGAACCAGATCTTATCGGTCAATTTCCAG CAGATGggaaattcaattttataataagaGCAAGAGGACATGGATATGTAATGTACCTGGATATAGATGTGTTTGAATCAAATATGGGCACGAGAGAACTAAAACACAATTTAGGAGACATCACATTTTTGACACTGGACGGTGATATTACTAAGATTGAAGATTTGAAATTTACATATGCgtaa